The Acropora muricata isolate sample 2 chromosome 4, ASM3666990v1, whole genome shotgun sequence genome contains the following window.
TTTTTCCCGATTTTCAATGATTTCTGTGCCTGAAGTTCAAATCCAAGAGATTTTAAGGCCAGAGACTTCAGATGAATCCTGGTTGATCGCACGAGCGTCTTAAAAGGGAAGTAAATGTCGTCACCTTCTAACCTCCATTCACAGAACATCACAACTTCAAACCTTAACAGACTCCCGAGGAAGACTGACTAacttctttttgcttttttttttttaccttcaccaaattatgcattcttttttaaaataagtAGAAAAATTTGGGGGTTAGGGGAACTTCCCGTTTGTAAACGGTAGACCAAAACGTAACCAAGTTAGATATAAATATACTGTGTTCTTTTTCGTGCCTTGTTTAAGTGGATTCACTACAAACTAACTTAATAGCCATGTTCAATTTCACTGTAACTAAAGCATCTGCAATTTTCAACAGCATGAAATCGGAAAAACTGAAAGGGAAAACGTTATCATCAAGTTTCACTCTGAGCCCACTCACCCACTCAAAAACCtagatttcaaaaataaaacactGAAAGACATGAAAGTATATCTGTGCATCTATATCAGTGCAAAGCAACTTTTAAGAAGAGGATACACTACAAATGAGTCTGTTAAATATATTGGAAAATGAAGATTCTTATAAAGATTTACAATCTATCATATCGAAAGTTAATCTTTACACTTCATAGCTGTACATCCTTACTTTCCAATGCTATTTTGTCCCAGATACTTCGAATTTGCTTTGTAGCCTTAATGAACTAGTGCAATACGAACTTCTCTTAAGTAGTTCTACTTTTGCCTTTTCTGAAAtacgtttctttttcctttaaacAAAGGCTAGCAGAtttcatttatatttatttttcctgCCCGCCTCGATAAGCTTGCGCTACCTGCGGTGCCTGGTCTGTTTTTACTGTATCCCGTGCAAAATATGATAAAGTTGTCTGGTCTTCTCTTGTATTTAGAAAATGAATTAACATTCATCAAGATTTaaaatgtcaacaacaaaattaatagaagGACACTCGAATATTCATTCCTACGAATACGACCGAGCATTGTGTGATCATCTATGCATCCTTCACAGCTTCCACGTGTTTTCGTGACGGAGAAACTATTTCCGAATCATTTATTCACTCTAATTAAGTCAACCGAGAGAGttcaagaataaaaataaattaataaataacaacaataataataataataattgatgatATTTACAGAGGAAGCTCCAATAGCGTGAAAGTGGTTTTCTGGCAGGTCTTGCATctgatcgaattggaatttggaatgttaatttttttaggACAGGGGAAAACCGTAGAAATAGGAGAAACcccctctcggagcagagtaaagaaccaacaacaaactaaaCCCACACATGGCCACGAGTAcgaaatcgaacccaggccacattggtgggaggcgagtgcaatcacAGCGAAGCCATCCTTGCTCTCCCTCCGCCACCCCTGTTCCAGTTAGCCCTGGTTGAAGAAATTATCTCCCCGCCTCTTCCATCATCAAAAACAGTTGAACCCCGAAAAGGTTCAACTCTAGAACCAAGAAACATAACACAGTGAAATCTCCGGCAGAGTGAGTTTAGCAAAGCGCGAAAACCACGCCGATAattttcaatgcaaaaaagATATATGCATGGATTTATCGCACTCGACAGGTGGCCGAGAAAGAAGGCTGGAAACACTAACGTGCAAACCTTGGTTCGGAAATGTGAGAATAAGACAGGCCAAAAGAAATGCAGGGACCAACACATAGCAAAAACGAACACGATAACGAAAAGCATGTTCATAACTTTACGAGTGCATTTAAGGCGATAATTGCGTTTGCCTCGAATGCCAGACAAGTTCACCCCAACGGTTTTTCGCTTCTTAAGCGAAATCACTACAGCACTGTAAAGAACCACAATAACAAACAATGGAACTACGTAGAACATTACAAATGCAAACTTCACATAGATATTATAAACAACTTCGGAGTCGAATTCTAAGGCGCATATCCTTTGGCCTTGTTCATCAGTTCGGAAATGAATGCCATGGAACATTGGCGATCGTATTGCCCCTGCAATAAGCCACACCACCACGATCAGGCAATAGGCGACACGGTCCGTAACAATGCGTTTTAATGGAAACAGCACAGCGAAGAAGCGATCCACAGCCATTAGGATTAGGGTTAACACTGACACTGAAGCGGAAAGTTCTTGCGTGAAAGGTACCACTTTACAGAGGACAAGTCCAAGTGTCCCACTTACTCCCCACTCCACGCCAAGGAAAGTTCTCGATATCATCCGTGGCATGTAAAAGACAGTGATAAGAATATCTGCCACGCTCatattgacaatgaaaaaattcACAGGCGTTTTCATTCGGCGATTCCTGCAGACAACACCGACAATGACACTGTTTCCGCTAATAGACACTAGCATCACCACAACGTACAAAAAGACCTTTATCGCCTGAGCTGACACGGAGGATTCCGCGCTGCAAAACACATCAGCAATTCTCGATGTTTCGTTCGAAGCATTCATTCTATTGCCTTAAAGGTGTATTCGCCTTGTTCTTGAGGTGCTTTCAACCAAATGTCTTTACCGAACGACAAATGGTTGTGGAATGGTTTCAAGGGGAACGAAGCCTTACAACAGAGGGATGACGTGATTGTCGGTCAGTGGGACTGCTGTCTTCCATAACCGACGTCTCTTCTTTTTAATGCTGATTTTATCGTCATGAGTCTTCAAGGCACAAGTCAATGTTCGACGGCCAAGTCAGCCACAGCATCCAGACAAAAAGAGTGATAGCTGTAAAAATAAATCTAGACAGATGTTTCTCTGAGCAAACATGGCAAAAGCAAATCGTGATTGCTCGTGTCAATCAGTATGATGTTTATTCTTGCTTAATTTCAATGTCCTGCCGCGAAAAAAATGAGGTCGTACGCAACTGAAGAGCAAACGAAGAGAGaactgaagagaaagaaaaatatattgacAACCGGAATGACACAGCTTATTTGTTCCCACTGTGTCAATACCACGTAACACAAAGAAAATCTACATTTGGAATACTTTGCTGATTCAATATGAAgcaaaacataaaataaataagaaCTCTTTTGAATTCCGTCTCCTTCCCCTTTCTGTCAAATGGAATCCAAGCGCGTAATGTATCTTGTGATGCAAAATTATTTCCGTTTTGGTACCGAAGAAATTCAAGCAAACTCGAAAATGACCCCtttcaatatctttttttcATATAGTTCAACAATAGCAGAATAAAACTATTTCCAGCGACAGAAAGTGTGCTTCTCCTTTCttcaaataacaaaataaaataggacATGCAGCTGCATTGGGATGAGTCTCCAAAATCTATGAGGAAAACTACAGGCACCCCAAAACCTTAACCTGATGTAAAAGCCCGGCTAACGAATTGCACGTGAATCAAAGCATCGGCTAATCAAGTGACAAAAACTTCAAACAGTTAGAAATTCTTGTGGTTTCCAAGAACCCAAATAAACTGTTGACCACACACTGCATGAAGAACCAACGTCTTGGCTTGAGAACCGTAGGGAGCCCCTCTAAGGGGTGTGGTAGTCTATCCTACCCGGTAGTCTTGTAAAGGGCATCTTTTCCAAGACTACACAAACATTCACCTACTACAATGTTTTGTTCTTCGGCTTGTTTTACACGATTGCATCTGGTTCTTTGAAGGTTATGAGAGgctcaaaaaaaacaaaaagaagaagaagaaacccAGTCTTGATGgctttcagttaaaaaaaaatgtacaataGCTGGCAAATATTATATACATTTGGTTCACATTACATGAGGCAAAAGTTCAATGAAAAAACTGCTTCGGATCGTCTGATAAAATATTCGCAAATCACCTTTACTTTTTCGTAAGCTCTAACGCTGAGTTTTAGAAGACAAGTAATAGCTCAGCAACTGACCAAGGATCTAGATGAATGATGAATATGCGTGATTACACCGTAGTCCGTCAGCAATCGCCATTACCGCGAGGGGTCCATACATGAGAAAGGAACTTTCTTCAGTTTTAAATGAAAGTAACTTCAGTCTCCCTGAGCTTTTACACGTTGTGCACAAATATAAAgaaacaacgaaaacaacacgAAGAAAGAAACATGAGCTTAAATGACTTAAAAAGGCTCGCTTACCATGCAAACCTTATTGAGCAACCGAAGCCGAAATTTTTGTGAAAGTCTGTCTACTCTCATCGAAACGACCGAAAATTCCCGTGGCCATCAATTTGGAGGGAAAATTGTACGTTGAAGCAGATCACTGAGAAGATGAGGTCCTCGAATTAAAGCATACAGTTCTATTTTACGACTGCAATTGCGAAATTACGAGGTAAAGCAATGACAGAGACCCTTATTGGGAGCAAAACCATATTAAAACCAattgtcattaaaaaaaaaaaagacaaacactTAAAGTGGAAATGTAGTATTGAAAAGATTTAAATGTGGCCAGGTGGCTTCCGTTGGTGTGTTGGAGGATAGTCATAAATTATAAGGCGAGAGAAAGAGCGACGCGCGAGACAGGTTAAGAAGTCACGCGAGAGGCTAAGGACTCACGCATGTTGTCGAGGAGTCGCGCGGGGCAAAGGAGAACCTAAAAAAGTGTAATAGGAGAGACCCTTACCTCCACTATGTCCTGAAGACCAGGATCCAGGTCACCAGGATTGAGAGAGCTACTCAATTTCTCTAGCAACCTGTGCAACGTAAAACTGAGTACATGAAGCtgaaaaaaacgaaaagcgAGAATTTTACAACAAGTCGTCTCCCTCCCACCACTGAATCAGGTGAAAAAATGGGTACCAGTGACATACTTCTCAGGGTAACCCTGTGATGGCCAAGCATCACGTCCAGGGGAGAGTAGCAGTACTCTCAGTTAATTCATGCTACAAAAACCGGGCTCAGATCCCCAGCCGTTTGGGCCTGGAGCGCGACTTCGCACTGGAATGATTTCACCGTCCTTGGAATATcacatttcattaaaaaaacaaaaaacaaaaaaacatataGCTACATAATTCCAATGGTCCTCACCTGGTATCCAGTCCTAAGAACACCGCGGAGTTGCTCCACAATAAAAGGCAAATACTTGATTCCAAGAGAGATCGTGATTTTCGTCAGGGTTTCCCTTGCTGCAACACGCACCTCGTTACTTTTGCTCTTTAATATGTTACACGCCTTCAGGAGAAGTCTACATGAAAGGGAGAAATTAAGAAAAGTCCACTTCAGTAATTCGGTTCGTCATCAACTTGATTTTCtcacttaaagaaaaaaaatcgtctATAAGTCATTCCCAGAATTACGAATTTTTAGCTTTCATGAGCATAACTTAAACACTTACTTAGACGACATAAATCGTCTACTACGGCTCCTCCTTCGGTCTAAACTGTGCAACAAACTCTTAAGACAaggttgttttttcttttttaatcagGTTCAGTTTGGCGGGGGTGGGTGGGCTGGGGTAAAGGGCATAATCTGCCTCTCTTTGAAGTTACAGCTCAAAGTAACGAAAACCTTTCACATTACTATTGCATAGAATTGCACCTTCAAGCTGCATTGCTCGAGCAGACAGACTATACGATCACTATGACACAAACTCCAACTGCTTTAATCTTGACTGGTTGATGCCACAAAAGCACAAACCGAACGTCTTACCCTGGCAGATGTAAGTGTAGTGCATGCTCGGGTAGGGCTTGCAGGAGCTTGATGATAGCAAGAATAACGGGCACACGCAATATTTCCTTTTCATCCTCAGCTTTCATCCGACTCAGTCGATGAAAGGAGTCCGATGTCCTCTACAACAGCAACAGCGTTAAATCACCAGTACGTAACACCAAttgagagaagaaaaaaaaaaagaggagaaATGAAAGGGTTAGTTTCTGCAATAACTATGACGTCGTGACAGTGGGGAACTGAAACGCGAAAATTTAGTTTCAAATAAGGgaccaccgtaaaaagattaaAGAGATTCGTCGTCCCTCTaaagctcgaaacgttagcttacATTAATGTTAGCAACTTGACCTTTATCACCTTGCTTGATATTCCACTTTCGCgtcacaaaagaaaagcaaggagAGCCAGCACGAACAAGgggtgaaagaaagaaaaagggagCAAAACGACTTTTGGATACGAGCCACGTGGACCAGTTTCCAATCAGGTTGAACACAAACCATTGCACGCAACAAATAACCTGATTGTTGAAATAACTGAGCGAAACTATACATGTTGGTGAAATCTGCAGACACTGTGGTAACCAAAGAAATGTTTGGACAGAGAACAGCGCGTGATGTTTTGGCCGTTTTGATCTTTAAGAGGGACGCTCTAAAAGATTTTttttgctcgaagcatggttagcgccaaCCATAGGTTAAGAAGTTTTAAAAACCCATACGTTTATATGGTATTTAAAGCTGGTTAGAgttaaccatgcttcgagcaactcgggccagacAAACAAACTAACTAATACAATTAACTATTTAATACATGATATAAAATCACTTGATTGAGGCTCCCCTTAAAGGCTTTCCAGGACAAATGAACAATAGACAGAAAAGATTAGCACCACATTTTCTTAGCATCCCAACGAGGCATTCAAGGAGTTGTGCTTTCAGCTGCCACCCGGAGAGGGGCTTTGATTCGACAGCTCTCAAATGCAAGTTACGCCCTCTAATCAAAGGGACAATATCGGGAAATGAAAGAAGTAACTGAAGGAATAATATATCAGACCTTCGAGTTCTTGTCCAATCATACCGTCGAAGGACACGAATAATGCATTCCGTTAAATAACTAACCTCTTTGGTGGCGTACTTCTGCAACTCAGGCAAAATAGAAAGTGATATCGTTTTATAAATATCCAACGGATCCTCGTCAGTTGTGTTTTCTTCAGCAGCATAATCTTCACCGTCTTCGTCAAAATCACCTTGATCATCTCCTTTACTTGATTCCTTATCATCATTCTTCGCGTCAGCTTCGATTTCACTTGCAACATTAGGgtcttttccttccttgtcgACAGTCGCGTTTTGGCTCACGTTGTCCTTTTCTACATGGCTTTCTGCAGCGATACGTAAAAAATATGTCAACGAGTGCATATTGCTTTTTCGCAAGTAGATTGGCTGGCTTGGGATCATCCATAACCGCAGAGCAACTAAATGTCTTCGTTGGAGTCGTAGTTATTTCCACAAGTGAGTTCTTGATCCGCGACTTATTCCGCTTATGTGGTGTATATACTAATTAAATCATTCGCAGTGATGAACGTGGTGGATACAACATTCAGtgcgaataataataataaagaactATTCTATGTAGCGGAACCGGAAATGCTATTGTTCGCGCGAGCGCAACCTCAGCGGTCAGCAGTCATAAAACAAAAGGGGAGCAATGGCGTCAGGCATGAGTTGTGACGTCTGTCGTTCCGTTGTTTTCGAATGCTGGAAAGAAACTAAAGTCTTAGTAGTTCGTCTTTTGtctcaagtttcaagtttttgcttATCCTTTCGTATGTATTTTGAATCTAATACTGGTTAGAGCAGCACATTGAGGAAAACGAGACCGAATACCTACCGATCGGTGAGAAGCTTTCGGATTGATCAGAAACGGAGCTTAGATCAAAgtgaaaattgttcaaaatgaTCACAACTACCCTATGAAAAGGAATAGTATAATATacaattacaaatttaaaatggcAGAAAGTCGGTATTACACAATGTATAAAGTTAAGATCAGTTGACAATGCTGGGCCGCAAGCCAAACGCCCAACCCTAACCCAGGCAGGGGGGATTGGGGCTAGAAGGAGCAGGGACCTTGGCGACCTCCAAAACCTCTTCCCCTTCTTGCCACGCCAACCAAACCTTATGTCCTGAAAAGTTCTTAATTAGATGCaggctcaattttgataaacgtcatgAGTATCCCTTAAGTCTACGCGAAAACCACTTTTCTTTAAAAAGTGCACctcacttcatttttttttgcagtg
Protein-coding sequences here:
- the LOC136915091 gene encoding pyroglutamylated RF-amide peptide receptor-like gives rise to the protein MNASNETSRIADVFCSAESSVSAQAIKVFLYVVVMLVSISGNSVIVGVVCRNRRMKTPVNFFIVNMSVADILITVFYMPRMISRTFLGVEWGVSGTLGLVLCKVVPFTQELSASVSVLTLILMAVDRFFAVLFPLKRIVTDRVAYCLIVVVWLIAGAIRSPMFHGIHFRTDEQGQRICALEFDSEVVYNIYVKFAFVMFYVVPLFVIVVLYSAVVISLKKRKTVGVNLSGIRGKRNYRLKCTRKVMNMLFVIVFVFAMCWSLHFFWPVLFSHFRTKVCTLVFPAFFLGHLSSAINPCIYLFCIENYRRGFRALLNSLCRRFHCVMFLGSRVEPFRGSTVFDDGRGGEIISSTRANWNRGGGGRARMASL